A window from Elusimicrobiota bacterium encodes these proteins:
- a CDS encoding phenylalanine--tRNA ligase subunit beta, with protein sequence MKASFLWLKEFVEFSETPQEIAALLLKQGFEVSALTPVGGAVSGVVVAQVESAEKHPNADKLKLCDVFDGTSHFQVVCGAPNVEAGHRYPFARLGARLPDGLVIEKRPLRGIDSHGMLCSSRELGLGPDHSGLYLLPNEAPLGQDVLETLALNDVILDVEVTPNRPDALSHWGLAREIAAGLGKPVRWPALSIPVVPRKTGLVRVEERTLCGRYVARVLDSVRVAPSPLWMRLRLERCGIRSINNVVDVTNYVLLELGHPLHVFDRARLAGGSVVVRLGGAGEKLECLDGVTRTVDGVLVIADGKGPVAAAGVMGGQGTGVGENTTSVLLESARFLPSHVRRSRGRLNVSTESSYRFERGTDFEMTEKASCRAAALIQSLAGGVMVAEEDARSEMATPKPIEVSFERLLRLLGLSVSLADVKNALESFGFVCEGGDPLLRVTPPLHRADVQDTPDIVEEVARRIGYDRIPGRVRAAVSDGPALPLVRSLSLRARDKLIGLGFWEAVQSGLVPRTLWDRWAGPTGENPVELSNPLSLTGECLNPSLLVNLLVCLAGNVRRGSRDARLFESARAFHRKGGAVVEADHIAWAATGRDHADHWKYRSRPLEMWDARAWSEALLNEWRLEGISFKVEPLPFLHPAESQTIWRGEERLGYFGRVHPLQAEMWALPSDTFVGEYNLSVAVGGPFVERNYRGLSRQPALVRDFSLVFPEGVPWASIVSWINRECAWVEAVELFDVFHGQGLPAGTRSLAFRVTFRHSDRTLTDEEAQTLHERVLTGLEKAHGAHLRVAIPS encoded by the coding sequence GTGAAGGCTTCCTTTCTTTGGTTGAAAGAGTTCGTCGAATTTTCCGAAACTCCCCAGGAGATCGCCGCGCTATTGCTGAAGCAGGGATTTGAGGTGTCCGCTCTTACTCCGGTGGGAGGCGCGGTGTCCGGCGTGGTGGTGGCTCAGGTGGAGTCGGCCGAAAAGCATCCCAACGCGGACAAGCTTAAACTGTGTGACGTTTTTGACGGAACCTCCCATTTTCAGGTGGTCTGTGGAGCGCCCAACGTTGAGGCGGGGCATCGATATCCGTTCGCCCGCTTGGGAGCCCGGTTGCCGGATGGGCTTGTGATTGAGAAACGGCCCCTGCGGGGGATCGATTCCCACGGGATGCTTTGTTCCTCTCGGGAGTTGGGGCTTGGTCCCGACCACTCCGGTCTTTACCTTCTTCCGAACGAAGCTCCCTTGGGTCAAGACGTTTTGGAAACGCTCGCGCTTAACGATGTTATTCTCGATGTGGAAGTGACTCCCAACCGACCTGATGCGCTTTCCCACTGGGGTCTCGCTCGTGAGATCGCTGCGGGGCTGGGGAAACCTGTTCGGTGGCCTGCCTTGTCGATTCCGGTGGTTCCCCGAAAAACGGGTTTGGTCCGGGTGGAGGAACGAACGCTGTGCGGCCGATATGTGGCCCGTGTTCTCGATTCCGTGCGGGTGGCGCCATCCCCCCTGTGGATGCGTCTTCGGTTGGAGCGATGCGGGATTCGGTCCATTAATAATGTGGTGGATGTGACCAACTACGTTTTGCTGGAATTGGGTCATCCCCTTCACGTCTTTGATCGTGCCCGGCTAGCGGGGGGATCGGTTGTTGTTCGTTTGGGAGGCGCCGGAGAGAAATTGGAATGTTTAGACGGGGTCACCCGAACCGTGGATGGGGTTCTTGTCATTGCGGATGGTAAAGGTCCTGTGGCCGCGGCGGGGGTGATGGGGGGGCAGGGGACTGGCGTGGGGGAAAACACAACGTCTGTTTTGTTGGAAAGCGCACGATTTTTGCCGTCTCATGTTCGGCGCTCCCGCGGCCGATTGAACGTGTCCACCGAAAGTTCCTACCGTTTTGAACGGGGGACCGATTTTGAAATGACGGAGAAGGCCAGCTGTCGTGCGGCGGCCTTGATTCAGTCTCTGGCCGGTGGCGTGATGGTGGCGGAAGAGGACGCCCGGAGTGAAATGGCGACGCCGAAGCCCATTGAAGTTTCCTTTGAACGACTTTTGCGTCTTTTGGGATTGTCGGTGAGCCTGGCTGACGTTAAAAACGCTTTGGAAAGTTTTGGTTTTGTGTGCGAAGGCGGGGACCCTTTGTTGCGCGTAACGCCGCCTCTTCATCGGGCGGATGTGCAGGACACTCCGGACATCGTTGAAGAAGTGGCGCGTCGGATCGGTTACGATCGTATCCCTGGCCGTGTGCGGGCGGCGGTGTCCGATGGGCCGGCGCTTCCGCTTGTCCGTTCGCTTTCACTCCGTGCACGGGATAAATTGATCGGGCTTGGGTTTTGGGAAGCTGTTCAAAGCGGGTTGGTTCCTCGAACGTTGTGGGACCGTTGGGCGGGGCCCACCGGCGAAAACCCGGTGGAACTATCCAACCCTCTTTCTTTGACCGGAGAATGTCTGAACCCCAGTCTCTTGGTGAACCTTTTGGTGTGTCTGGCGGGTAATGTTCGGCGGGGATCCCGTGACGCTCGACTGTTCGAATCGGCCCGGGCCTTTCACCGTAAGGGGGGGGCGGTGGTGGAAGCGGATCATATCGCTTGGGCGGCCACGGGGCGGGACCACGCGGATCACTGGAAATATCGCTCGCGTCCCTTGGAAATGTGGGACGCCCGGGCCTGGTCTGAGGCGCTTCTGAACGAGTGGCGTTTGGAAGGTATTTCTTTTAAAGTGGAACCCCTCCCCTTTCTCCACCCGGCCGAATCCCAAACGATTTGGCGGGGTGAGGAACGTTTGGGTTATTTCGGACGGGTGCATCCCCTTCAAGCGGAAATGTGGGCGTTGCCGTCCGATACGTTTGTGGGGGAGTATAACCTGTCGGTGGCGGTGGGGGGACCTTTTGTCGAACGAAATTACCGAGGACTTTCCCGTCAGCCGGCCTTGGTTCGTGATTTCTCCCTGGTGTTTCCCGAGGGAGTTCCTTGGGCGTCCATCGTCTCGTGGATCAACCGTGAGTGCGCATGGGTGGAGGCTGTTGAACTTTTTGATGTGTTTCATGGGCAGGGACTTCCAGCGGGGACGCGGAGCCTCGCGTTTCGGGTCACGTTTCGGCATTCCGATCGAACTCTTACCGACGAGGAAGCTCAGACTTTGCACGAACGGGTGCTGACCGGATTGGAGAAAGCCCATGGGGCCCATCTCCGGGTGGCTATCCCCTCATGA
- a CDS encoding DUF1343 domain-containing protein, which produces MRYGWAFLSLMFFGLGSVNGAVQTGLDVLVENHFEPLWGKRVGVIANHAAVDRHGRHLVDYLMEAPGVTMAAVFSPEHGFSGTVEHGRTVNHSLWADTTIPLYSLYGDSKRPTADQLKNLDVLVCDLPDVGVRYYTYITTLGYALEEAAKADLEFVVLDRPNPLGGAVVEGLVLSTGVRHFTAYYSIPTRHGLTLGEIARWHDQKGALNSRLLTVTMRGWERPMLWENTGLKFIPPSPNIPTPRTALLYAGVGAFESTNVSVGRGTDTPFEVFGAPWMKNVTVVKRLSKKKLRGVRFKAVVFRPKTDRYKKRKCYGVRVIITNPKTVRPVDIFVHAVCALRDISPKDFKPRWAEMPRVVGSSDFEVWFNAGESPETILNRVHESAAGFSEERKPFLLYP; this is translated from the coding sequence ATGAGGTACGGGTGGGCCTTTCTCTCGCTGATGTTCTTTGGCCTTGGTTCCGTTAACGGGGCCGTGCAGACGGGGTTGGATGTGTTGGTGGAAAATCATTTCGAGCCCCTTTGGGGGAAACGGGTGGGGGTGATTGCGAATCACGCCGCGGTGGATCGGCACGGGCGCCATTTGGTCGATTATCTCATGGAGGCCCCGGGCGTGACGATGGCCGCGGTGTTTTCTCCTGAGCATGGATTTAGTGGCACAGTGGAACATGGGCGGACGGTGAACCATAGTTTATGGGCAGATACCACCATTCCTCTCTACAGTTTATACGGCGATTCCAAACGCCCAACGGCGGATCAACTTAAAAATCTGGATGTTTTGGTGTGTGATCTTCCCGATGTGGGGGTGCGCTATTACACGTACATCACCACCCTGGGGTATGCTTTGGAAGAGGCCGCGAAGGCCGATTTGGAGTTTGTGGTCTTGGACCGGCCCAATCCATTGGGAGGGGCCGTGGTGGAAGGTTTGGTTCTGTCTACGGGGGTTCGGCACTTTACGGCGTACTATTCCATACCAACCCGTCACGGTCTGACCCTGGGGGAAATTGCCCGCTGGCACGATCAAAAGGGGGCATTAAACTCCCGCCTTCTCACCGTGACCATGCGGGGGTGGGAACGGCCCATGTTATGGGAAAACACCGGACTAAAATTCATCCCACCTTCCCCCAATATCCCTACCCCGCGAACGGCGCTGCTTTACGCCGGGGTGGGGGCCTTCGAATCCACGAACGTTTCCGTGGGGCGCGGGACGGACACCCCTTTTGAAGTTTTTGGGGCTCCGTGGATGAAAAATGTGACGGTGGTTAAACGTTTGTCTAAAAAGAAATTACGGGGGGTTCGGTTTAAAGCGGTTGTCTTTCGGCCGAAAACAGACCGTTACAAAAAGCGGAAATGTTATGGGGTGCGGGTCATCATCACCAACCCCAAGACCGTTCGACCCGTGGATATTTTTGTTCACGCGGTCTGTGCGTTGCGCGATATTTCACCAAAGGATTTTAAACCCCGATGGGCCGAAATGCCCCGGGTGGTGGGGTCCTCGGATTTTGAGGTCTGGTTCAACGCTGGGGAATCGCCAGAGACCATTCTTAACCGGGTGCACGAGAGCGCCGCTGGTTTTAGCGAAGAACGAAAACCTTTCCTCCTTTACCCATGA
- the pheS gene encoding phenylalanine--tRNA ligase subunit alpha encodes MSALLSQLESLRTESLAEAASLADGDALEAYRLKYLGRKEGALTRILTALPGLPSDEKRDVGRRANELKVAIEASVDRRKKELDNARLTSELSKSKIDLSLPGFPLRRGGQHPLTRVMEEITDVFLRLGFSIAEGPEAETDDNNFTALNHPPDHPARDSHDTFYLKDFTDRAGQPLLLRTHTSPVQIRHLRSRKPPVYIVAPGRVFRHENVDATHSYVFHQVEGLAVDIGISVADLKGVLTLFAERLFGDRGVSVKTRFRPSFFPFVEPGLEMDISCTLCGQKGCRVCKFTGWVEMLGSGLVHPNVLRSVGCDPEKYSGWAFGIGVERVAMFKYGVDDMRLFYENDIRFLENFA; translated from the coding sequence ATGTCCGCCCTCCTTTCACAACTGGAATCCCTTCGAACCGAGAGTCTTGCGGAGGCTGCGTCATTAGCCGATGGGGACGCGTTGGAAGCTTATCGTCTCAAATACCTCGGTCGTAAAGAAGGGGCGTTAACGCGGATTCTTACCGCCCTCCCGGGTTTACCCAGTGACGAAAAACGCGATGTTGGACGGCGTGCCAACGAACTAAAAGTTGCCATTGAAGCGAGTGTGGACCGCCGAAAGAAAGAATTGGACAATGCCCGCCTAACCTCTGAGCTCTCAAAATCAAAAATTGATCTTTCCTTGCCGGGATTCCCCTTGCGGCGTGGGGGCCAGCATCCCTTGACGCGGGTGATGGAGGAGATTACTGATGTTTTTTTACGGTTGGGTTTTTCCATTGCGGAAGGACCTGAGGCCGAAACAGATGATAATAACTTCACCGCTCTCAACCACCCACCGGATCATCCCGCTCGAGACTCTCACGACACGTTCTACTTAAAGGACTTTACCGATCGAGCGGGTCAACCGCTTCTTCTTCGTACGCACACCTCCCCCGTTCAAATTCGGCATTTGCGGTCTCGCAAGCCTCCTGTCTACATCGTTGCTCCAGGGCGAGTTTTTCGTCATGAAAATGTGGACGCCACGCACTCCTACGTTTTTCATCAGGTGGAAGGTCTCGCGGTGGATATCGGGATTTCCGTGGCGGATCTGAAGGGGGTATTGACCCTTTTCGCGGAACGTCTTTTCGGCGATCGGGGGGTCTCCGTTAAAACACGCTTTCGTCCTTCTTTTTTTCCTTTCGTTGAACCTGGTCTTGAAATGGATATCTCCTGCACGCTCTGTGGTCAAAAAGGGTGCCGGGTGTGCAAGTTCACGGGGTGGGTGGAAATGTTAGGGTCGGGTCTTGTTCATCCGAATGTTCTTCGGTCCGTGGGGTGTGACCCGGAAAAATATTCGGGCTGGGCTTTTGGCATAGGGGTGGAGCGGGTGGCCATGTTCAAATACGGAGTGGACGACATGCGCCTTTTCTACGAGAACGACATTCGGTTCTTGGAGAATTTCGCGTGA
- the rplT gene encoding 50S ribosomal protein L20, translating to MRVKSSVYTRQRKKKWFRRAKGAYATKSTRWRMVIQHLEMSMRHMYRGRKDKKRDMRAIWIQRINAASRAEGLSYSRFFSGLKKAGVVMDRKVIATMATEDQASFQKLAAVAREHAFVKAA from the coding sequence ATGCGCGTTAAAAGTTCTGTTTACACTCGTCAGCGAAAAAAGAAATGGTTCCGTCGCGCCAAAGGGGCCTACGCCACGAAAAGTACCCGGTGGCGGATGGTTATTCAACATTTGGAAATGTCCATGCGGCATATGTATCGGGGTCGCAAAGATAAAAAGCGTGACATGCGGGCTATTTGGATTCAACGAATCAATGCCGCTTCCCGTGCGGAAGGCTTGAGTTACTCACGCTTTTTCTCGGGTTTAAAAAAGGCCGGTGTCGTCATGGATCGCAAGGTGATTGCGACCATGGCCACGGAAGACCAGGCGTCCTTCCAGAAACTCGCGGCAGTGGCTCGAGAACACGCCTTCGTTAAAGCGGCGTAG
- the nagZ gene encoding beta-N-acetylhexosaminidase yields the protein MTDTLESLIGETLIFGLPGPRATRDDILFFRETHAAGLILFRINFRSPTQIRALLQDMEQALGRRLLVTVDHEGGRVIMFQSGVTVFPDNLAFGRYGKTSAARAEGTIEGRELRRLGMDVSFSPTVDVLTKAFSPNIGIRSYGPDPEIVARLATARIRALQNEGVSGCAKHFPGLGPATRDPHLDLPVIPVKWREWRKHHLIPFQAAIQAGVDMVMSSHPLYPNLDPHPKTPATFSRRLITDVLRKELDFRGVVASDDLEMGALRGLAPVGRAAVLAARAGHDLILCCHKRDLQRDVFRNLRDAYVSGELKIKDLERSVERLRALRGRNRTRFAPGVPCSERSGAPLAETVAQGAVNVREGRQPLPIRIGGPFQILFPRLSDLAKTIMIEPALCQEKTFLRKCIPPSSSARIHLLTINPNQEEIRTAVQKSESCAATIFFCYDAHLQPGNYKLLKILEKKIRSLVVVLMRDPYDEEFSKPSTTIVNAFGFRQVQLEACLKKIFSSDSPLGSPMREKATERRQKGFR from the coding sequence ATGACCGACACCCTCGAGTCCCTCATTGGGGAAACATTGATTTTTGGTCTTCCGGGCCCCCGAGCCACACGGGACGATATTCTCTTTTTTCGTGAAACACACGCCGCAGGTCTTATCCTGTTTCGCATCAACTTCCGTTCTCCCACTCAAATCCGAGCTCTCCTTCAAGACATGGAACAAGCCCTCGGTCGACGGCTCCTGGTCACCGTAGATCACGAAGGGGGACGTGTGATCATGTTCCAGTCCGGGGTCACTGTTTTTCCCGACAACCTGGCGTTCGGCCGTTACGGAAAAACAAGTGCCGCTCGCGCGGAGGGAACCATCGAAGGCCGGGAACTTCGTCGGCTGGGCATGGATGTCTCCTTTTCCCCTACCGTGGACGTTCTAACGAAAGCCTTCAGCCCCAATATTGGAATTCGTTCCTACGGCCCCGATCCGGAAATTGTGGCCCGGCTCGCCACAGCTCGAATCCGGGCGCTCCAGAACGAAGGGGTGAGCGGCTGCGCCAAACATTTCCCCGGCCTGGGCCCCGCCACCCGTGACCCCCATCTCGATCTCCCCGTCATCCCCGTCAAATGGCGCGAATGGAGGAAACACCACCTGATCCCCTTTCAGGCCGCCATCCAGGCCGGGGTGGACATGGTCATGTCGTCCCACCCTTTGTACCCGAACCTCGATCCTCACCCAAAAACACCCGCCACGTTCTCACGCCGACTGATCACGGACGTGTTGCGAAAGGAACTGGACTTTCGCGGTGTCGTGGCGTCCGACGATTTGGAAATGGGCGCGTTACGGGGATTGGCGCCTGTCGGTCGGGCGGCCGTGCTCGCCGCACGGGCGGGCCACGATCTGATCCTTTGTTGCCACAAACGTGATCTCCAACGGGACGTTTTCCGGAACCTTCGGGACGCTTACGTCTCCGGTGAATTGAAGATCAAAGATCTGGAACGGTCCGTGGAACGCCTCCGTGCCCTTCGGGGGAGAAACCGAACTCGCTTTGCCCCAGGGGTCCCTTGCTCCGAACGATCGGGCGCTCCACTCGCGGAAACCGTGGCTCAAGGGGCGGTGAATGTAAGGGAAGGCCGCCAACCGCTTCCGATCCGAATCGGGGGCCCTTTTCAAATCCTTTTCCCCCGCTTGTCCGATCTGGCCAAAACAATCATGATCGAACCGGCCCTTTGCCAGGAAAAAACATTCCTGCGGAAATGCATTCCCCCCTCTTCTTCGGCTCGGATTCATTTACTCACGATCAACCCGAATCAGGAGGAAATACGCACGGCGGTACAGAAAAGTGAATCCTGCGCCGCCACTATTTTCTTTTGTTATGACGCCCACCTGCAACCGGGAAATTACAAACTATTAAAAATTCTTGAAAAAAAGATTCGTTCGTTGGTCGTGGTCTTGATGCGGGATCCCTATGACGAAGAATTCTCTAAACCGTCCACCACGATCGTCAACGCCTTTGGCTTCCGCCAAGTCCAACTGGAGGCCTGCCTAAAAAAGATATTCAGCTCGGATTCCCCCCTAGGGTCCCCTATGAGAGAAAAAGCCACGGAGCGGAGACAAAAAGGCTTCCGATGA
- a CDS encoding N-acetylmuramic acid 6-phosphate etherase produces MDVRSYARLPTEKPHPRSAGLDRLSPGGQFDLMNQDNFAAAKAVASVKRDVLRAVNLLVDRMSRGGRVFLVGAGTSGRLCVLEAAECPPTFGTSPTLVQALMAGGRPSVFRSKEGAEDQAQELEKKLGSLLQPSDVVVAVAASGVTAFAGAALVLARRRRAATVFVTCNPQSSVPADARVRLRTGPEVLAGSTRLKAGTATKMILNMLTTLTMVRLGKVYGPWMVDLQPRSKKLVARATHLISLLGRTSTAEAASLLRRSGGKVKTAIVMARHGVSRFEAERRLVQAGGFLREVLIP; encoded by the coding sequence ATGGACGTTCGTTCTTACGCTCGACTTCCCACGGAAAAACCCCACCCTCGGTCCGCAGGGTTGGACCGGCTTTCCCCTGGGGGCCAATTCGACCTGATGAACCAAGATAATTTCGCCGCCGCGAAGGCGGTGGCCAGCGTCAAGCGGGATGTCCTTCGCGCCGTGAATCTGCTGGTCGACCGGATGTCCCGCGGGGGCCGGGTGTTCCTTGTGGGGGCCGGGACCAGCGGTCGCCTGTGCGTTTTGGAAGCCGCGGAATGTCCGCCCACGTTCGGTACGTCCCCGACCCTCGTTCAGGCCCTTATGGCCGGGGGAAGACCCAGTGTTTTCCGATCGAAAGAAGGTGCGGAAGACCAAGCCCAGGAACTTGAAAAAAAATTAGGTTCCCTTCTTCAACCGTCGGACGTTGTGGTGGCGGTCGCTGCCAGTGGCGTTACGGCTTTTGCCGGTGCCGCCTTGGTCCTGGCTCGGAGGCGTCGCGCGGCCACTGTTTTTGTGACGTGCAACCCCCAGTCTTCCGTTCCGGCCGACGCGCGTGTTCGGCTCCGCACCGGGCCGGAAGTTTTGGCCGGGTCCACCCGGTTGAAGGCTGGCACGGCCACCAAGATGATACTAAACATGCTGACCACTCTGACCATGGTGCGGTTGGGAAAAGTGTATGGCCCCTGGATGGTGGACCTACAGCCCCGTTCCAAAAAACTGGTGGCCCGCGCCACCCATTTGATTTCCCTTTTGGGTCGCACCTCAACGGCGGAGGCGGCGTCCCTGTTGCGCCGTTCTGGGGGGAAAGTTAAAACCGCGATCGTGATGGCGCGGCACGGGGTCTCGCGTTTTGAGGCCGAGCGCCGGTTGGTCCAAGCGGGAGGTTTTCTTCGGGAGGTTTTGATTCCATGA
- a CDS encoding VTT domain-containing protein, with protein sequence MLENFIHLIEGLKGNPLSFPVFIGMYVVGCWISPVSLFPVAGGVLFGFRLALVVNMVSLLLGASGPFFLARRLGQKRLTRFFNRWQNRDVAAHLRNPGAWAFVVLRLVGFPPFTVTNYLAGLSHMRYRRYLWTTAIGVFPGTFILTFFADTLWKILVEAGIDGFHRAMMNHSKPLLLAGGGMAALLVTGILLNRWTNRKNVNRSVQN encoded by the coding sequence ATGCTTGAAAACTTTATTCATTTGATCGAAGGATTAAAGGGGAACCCCTTGTCTTTCCCTGTGTTTATCGGGATGTATGTGGTGGGGTGTTGGATCTCTCCGGTGAGTTTGTTTCCCGTGGCGGGGGGAGTCCTTTTTGGGTTTCGATTGGCGCTGGTGGTCAATATGGTGTCCCTTCTCCTGGGAGCGTCCGGACCCTTTTTCCTCGCCCGGCGGCTGGGACAAAAAAGGCTGACGCGGTTCTTCAACCGTTGGCAAAATAGGGATGTGGCCGCCCACTTACGAAATCCCGGGGCGTGGGCGTTCGTTGTTCTGCGTCTGGTGGGGTTTCCCCCGTTCACGGTGACCAACTATTTGGCGGGTCTGTCCCATATGCGTTATCGTCGTTACCTGTGGACCACCGCCATCGGGGTTTTTCCAGGGACCTTTATTCTCACCTTCTTCGCGGACACGCTTTGGAAAATACTGGTTGAAGCGGGGATCGACGGATTTCACCGGGCCATGATGAACCATTCCAAGCCTTTGTTGCTGGCGGGGGGGGGAATGGCCGCACTTTTGGTGACGGGAATTCTTTTGAACAGGTGGACCAACAGGAAAAACGTTAACCGATCGGTTCAAAACTAA
- the rpmI gene encoding 50S ribosomal protein L35 has translation MPKIKSHSGAKKRFRITAQGHVMHQTQGRRHLLIGMSSNRRRRFLKDNKLNTKQSDMIKAILPYAR, from the coding sequence ATGCCAAAAATTAAAAGTCACAGTGGAGCGAAAAAGCGTTTTCGAATCACCGCTCAAGGGCACGTCATGCATCAAACGCAGGGACGACGGCATCTCTTGATCGGTATGTCTTCCAATCGGCGCCGTCGTTTCCTGAAAGACAACAAATTGAACACCAAACAATCCGATATGATTAAAGCGATCTTGCCCTATGCGCGTTAA
- a CDS encoding MltA domain-containing protein, with protein sequence MGRWLCLLGVGVFLSACLGPVPSSRESPVAPRPFDSGLGGNSHSLVRLSPAEIPSLIDDSSIPELVVAVQQSVGYYRSLPSDRFFYLGPDVYTADEMAASLEHFLFVMEGEKGDRREALARDFHVYASVGSDHQGTVVYSAYYEHSLQASLKKTKRFRFPLYGRPPDLEEERFPNGDRRVFRKSNLGRTPYYTRKDIDSDFVLAGRDLEIAWADDPVEIFFLQVQGSGWLLLPDGSRVRVRYAGNNGHPYQSVGGAMIEQGILPRKKFSRKAMVDYLASHPDERQKILNKNSRYIFFKIDQGSLKDKAVGSLNLPLTPGRSVALDPQVFPPGALAWMSTSGRNNVQRFVLSQDEGGAIKGPGRVDYFVGSGAEAEAYAVGLWEKGRLFFLAKKRGGTAGGGR encoded by the coding sequence TTGGGGCGCTGGCTCTGTCTGCTCGGTGTTGGCGTTTTTCTGTCCGCCTGCTTAGGTCCGGTTCCCTCCTCGCGTGAGTCCCCTGTTGCGCCGCGCCCCTTTGACAGTGGTCTTGGGGGCAATTCCCATTCGTTGGTTCGCCTTTCCCCCGCTGAAATTCCCTCTCTGATTGACGATTCTTCTATCCCGGAACTGGTCGTCGCTGTTCAGCAGAGTGTGGGGTATTATCGATCGCTTCCTTCCGACCGTTTTTTTTATTTGGGTCCCGATGTTTACACGGCGGACGAAATGGCCGCGTCCCTGGAACATTTTCTTTTCGTGATGGAGGGTGAGAAGGGAGACCGTCGGGAAGCCCTGGCGCGAGATTTCCATGTCTACGCTTCAGTGGGGTCAGACCACCAGGGCACGGTGGTCTACAGCGCCTATTACGAGCACAGTTTACAGGCCTCTCTGAAAAAGACGAAAAGGTTTCGGTTTCCCTTGTATGGGCGACCACCGGATCTGGAGGAAGAGCGGTTTCCGAACGGGGACCGTCGGGTCTTCCGGAAATCGAATCTCGGGCGGACGCCCTATTACACGCGGAAGGATATTGATTCGGATTTCGTTTTGGCGGGGCGCGATTTGGAAATTGCGTGGGCCGATGACCCTGTGGAAATATTTTTTCTGCAGGTTCAGGGGTCCGGCTGGTTGCTTCTCCCTGATGGCAGCCGGGTCCGGGTCCGTTACGCGGGAAACAACGGGCACCCGTATCAGTCGGTGGGAGGGGCGATGATCGAGCAGGGGATCCTTCCACGGAAAAAGTTTAGTCGGAAGGCCATGGTGGACTATTTGGCGTCCCACCCGGACGAACGGCAGAAGATTTTGAATAAAAATTCCCGCTACATTTTTTTTAAAATTGATCAGGGGTCGTTAAAGGATAAGGCCGTTGGTTCCTTGAACCTGCCGTTAACCCCAGGCCGGTCGGTGGCCCTAGATCCCCAGGTATTCCCGCCGGGCGCTCTGGCGTGGATGTCTACTTCGGGGAGAAACAACGTTCAACGATTCGTGTTAAGTCAGGACGAAGGAGGGGCGATCAAGGGGCCCGGGCGGGTGGACTATTTTGTGGGAAGTGGAGCGGAAGCGGAGGCCTACGCTGTGGGGTTATGGGAAAAAGGACGACTTTTCTTTTTGGCCAAGAAGCGAGGAGGGACGGCAGGGGGCGGTCGTTGA
- a CDS encoding translation initiation factor IF-3, whose protein sequence is MNNQIRSQQVRLIDEDGTQLGIKNLDEAIRTAQDRGKDLVEVAPLANPPVCKVVDFSKYRYEKEKQKKEAKKHAKGGQVKEVRFRPRIGEHDFDTKLRSIQKFLDGRDKVRITVMFRGREMEHKDLGHKIIERIKGILGEAATVESSPTMFGNRMILMLAPQKK, encoded by the coding sequence GTGAATAACCAAATACGGTCTCAGCAGGTCCGTCTCATTGATGAGGATGGAACCCAGTTGGGAATCAAAAACCTGGATGAGGCCATTCGCACGGCCCAAGACAGAGGGAAGGATTTAGTTGAGGTCGCCCCCCTGGCAAATCCCCCGGTGTGTAAAGTGGTGGACTTCTCCAAGTATCGCTACGAAAAAGAGAAGCAAAAGAAAGAAGCGAAAAAGCACGCGAAGGGTGGCCAGGTTAAAGAAGTTCGGTTTCGGCCCCGTATTGGGGAGCATGATTTTGATACGAAACTAAGGTCCATTCAAAAGTTTTTAGATGGGCGGGATAAGGTGCGTATTACCGTGATGTTCCGCGGGCGGGAAATGGAACACAAAGATTTGGGCCATAAAATCATTGAACGGATCAAGGGTATTTTGGGCGAAGCGGCCACGGTGGAATCTTCCCCAACGATGTTCGGGAACCGGATGATCCTGATGTTGGCCCCCCAGAAAAAGTAG